The following proteins are encoded in a genomic region of Ictalurus furcatus strain D&B chromosome 6, Billie_1.0, whole genome shotgun sequence:
- the znf804a gene encoding zinc finger protein 804A — MACYYIVISSTHLSNGHFRNIKGVFRGPLCRNGNLDYAEKEKSLAKALEDLKANFYCQLCDKQYYKHQEFDNHINSYDHAHKQRLKELKQREFARNVASKLRKDEQKQERALRRLHKLAEQRREVQCAPGSGPMFKSTTVAVESFNKSCFMDKEENIAEQETESQIPWPYRGKAKKQTLRRKIAFSFSFPKRASLKLESSAAVFCESTDEKKLIKYDTEMITHQKSSTKSSLNDAMPASDLCAFLVYSEDRSVSPISHFPTVPGSSDLSLDSEESNIAENKEDSGQEESTISDAPQPTSCDVDSFQSQEKDNACLKRPSQPFISVMGRDGKTIFQWPSEMVCFTKAEPSISFSCNPLHFDFRGSQFRKSPEDFQNKNDPELSFLSEKSPKMSSSSCEIATEEATCRVERNIRKYHLYSSDAQSKRKHLKNWAQSGKRAEDKLQGRNRRHYRSQHKKRHKRRSRWEEADHSDLEQSANMKKRTELYKREGFESQFRGCAAQQEQPLEKSKQSAQNQAENNSVVSSAGGSVEAEKVLDSSGGMVDIPSLGQTIITQNDSHRLNVIPSDCETSASDHSSPTIPKKRQSDSQSKEDNDWSDHTQCGVIEELDEEDVLCQNHGQKRQKLDQSPTTHLTDEHPVCVLNGSDGMVDMESTWNILNLDPGTCDPEEGDNAAAEASIDKNPISTSEINSQALPERALQHKDTNQLPTVQNGDSAIEKESENECKKCAITSRVKEKEKVSHDKSCQHTPPLPGFQLVDEERQNCAIRSPFNPMLCFTSQLNGVERHGLLHSHTHKQVLHQKVFSAKFRSTLPISSPLLHPVHLPSAIPSSSITVLRHHSTFLPAQPSLFTQVVPVTRLPLAPEITPFITSSQVPMVAPPTIHTTAVTFHTLPRPQVFQPLLHHPAPFPPLLPPHTTVFPLQPLF, encoded by the exons gattaTGCGGAAAAGGAGAAATCTTTGGCTAAAGCTCTGGAGGACCTGAAGGCTAATTTCTACTGCCAGCTGTGTGATAAACAATACTACAAACATCAGGAGTTTGACAATCACATTAACTCTTATGACCATGCACACAAACAg aggcTGAAGGAACTAAAACAGAGGGAATTTGCCCGCAATGTGGCCTCCAAATTAAGGAAGGATGAGCAGAAGCAGGAACGAGCACTTCGGCGGCTACACAAATTGGCCGAACAAAGGAGAGAGGTTCAATG TGCTCCAGGAAGTGGCCCGATGTTTAAATCCACTACGGTGGCAGTGGAAAGCTTCAATAAATCATGCTTCATGGATAAGGAGGAGAACATTGCAGAACAGGAGACGGAATCTCAAATCCCCTGGCCATATCGAGGAAAAGCGAAGAAACAAACTCTGCGTCGCAAGATCGCgttctccttttcctttccaAAGAGAGCCTCGCTGAAGCTGGAGTCTTCAGCTGCAGTCTTTTGTGAGAGTACTGATGAGAAGAAGCTGATTAAATATGATACAGAGATGATAACACATCAAAAGAGTTCCACCAAAAGTTCCCTGAATGATGCAATGCCTGCCTCAGATCTGTGTGCTTTCCTCGTTTACTCAGAGGACAGATCAGTGTCTCCAATTAGCCACTTTCCAACTGTTCCTGGAAGCTCAGATCTCAGTCTGGACTCGGAGGAGAGCAATATAGCTGAAAATAAAGAAGATAGTGGTCAGGAAGAGAGCACCATAAGTGATGCTCCTCAACCAACATCATGTGATGTCGATTCATTTCAAAGCCAAGAAAAAGACAACGCTTGTCTCAAAAGACCAAGCCAACCTTTCATCTCCGTCATGGGTCGAGATGGTAAAACCATCTTCCAATGGCCATCAGAAATGGTGTGCTTCACAAAAGCAGAGCCCTCCATCTCATTTAGTTGCAACCCTCTCCATTTTGACTTCAGAGGTTCCCAGTTCAGGAAGTCTCCTGAGGACTTTCAGAACAAAAATGACCCAGAATTGTCTTTCCTTTCTGAAAAAAGCCCAAAAATGTCCTCTTCTTCCTGTGAGATAGCCACAGAGGAGGCCACATGTAGAGTGGAGAGAAATATCCGAAAGTATCACCTGTATTCCAGCGATGCACAGAGCAAACGCAAGCATTTGAAAAATTGGGCTCAGAGTGGTAAGAGAGCGGAGGACAAATTGCAAGGCAGAAATCGACGCCATTACAGGAGTCAGCATAAAAAGAGGCACAAGAGAAGAAGTAGGTGGGAGGAGGCGGATCACAGCGACTTGGAGCAGAGTGCAAACATGAAAAAACGGACTGAACTCTACAAACGAGAAGGATTTGAAAGCCAGTTTAGAGGTTGTGCTGCACAGCAAGAGCAGCCATTAGAGAAGTCAAAGCAATCAGCTCAGAATCAGGCGGAGAATAACAGCGTTGTTTCCTCAGCAGGAGGCTCTGTTGAAGCTGAAAAGGTACTTGATAGCAGCGGGGGAATGGTAGACATCCCTTCTTTAGGGCAGACAATAATCACACAAAATGACTCACACCGTCTCAATGTGATTCCTTCTGATTGTGAAACATCAGCCTCAGATCACAGCAGCCCAACTATACCAAAGAAACGACAAAGTGACTCCCAGAGCAAAGAGGATAATGATTGGTCAGATCATAcacagtgtggtgtgattgaggAGCTAGACGAAGAAGATGTTTTGTGTCAAAATCATggacaaaaaagacaaaagttgGACCAAAGTCCTACCACACATCTCACTGATGAACAtcctgtttgtgttttaaatggaTCGGATGGAATGGTGGACATGGAATCAACATGGAATATCCTCAATTTAGATCCAGGCACATGTGATCCTGAAGAAGGAGATAATGCAGCAGCTGAAGCATCCATAGATAAAAACCCCATTTCCACCTCAGAGATAAATTCTCAGGCTCTACCTGAGCGAGCTCTGCAGCATAAAGACACAAATCAGCTTCCTACCGTCCAGAATGGTGACTCGGCAATAGAGAAAGAATCTGAAAATGAGTGTAAGAAGTGTGCCATCACATCTCGAgtcaaagaaaaagagaaagtcaGCCATGATAAATCCTGCCAGCACACACCACCATTGCCAGGCTTTCAACTTGTGGACGAGGAAAGGCAGAACTGCGCAATCCGGAGTCCATTCAACCCAATGCTGTGCTTTACGTCTCAACTCAATGGTGTGGAGAGGCATGGCCTTCTTCAcagccacacccacaaacagGTTTTGCACCAGAAGGTGTTTTCAGCTAAATTCAGATCTACGCTTcccatctcctctcctctccttcaccCTGTTCACTTACCATCTGCCATTCCATCCAGTTCCATCACCGTCCTTCGGCATCACTCCACCTTCCTGCCTGCTCAGCCTTCCCTCTTTACCCAGGTAGTACCTGTTACCCGGCTTCCCCTTGCCCCTGAAATCACACCCTTCATAACCTCATCTCAAGTTCCGATGGTGGCTCCACCCACTATCCACACAACGGCCGTGACATTCCACACTTTACCCCGTCCTCAAGTCTTTCAGCCACTCCTGCACCACCCTGCTCCTTTTCCACCCTTACTACCCCCTCACACTACCGTCTTCCCCCTTCAGCCTCTCTTCTGA